One Elephas maximus indicus isolate mEleMax1 chromosome X, mEleMax1 primary haplotype, whole genome shotgun sequence DNA segment encodes these proteins:
- the LOC126068770 gene encoding germ cell-less protein-like 1: MGPLSSRVLRSREPGPADPQPEAQAGPSYVFGNRKRKQSSRPCLGPKSKENCHRSVGQGEDLQQVLSASPGKKLRITSKYTYETLFLNGETSDIKICALGKVWCLHKIFLCQSGYFASMFRGSRKDSHKDIIELEINDQNIDVESLHFVLGSLYRDEYVLMEPLQVPGVLATACLLQVEGLIQQCDETMKETINVKTVCGYYTAAEAYGLDSVKTNCFEWLLHNLMTHPSIQLYKELSIDLMNLLISSSNLLVMQKEMDVYTTLKEWMFLHLNPAWNGSMKRLLDNANNWFYRHKKCVGYTTFLETEQGIVFQPVFKNLRFQHIICDLASTKVIEQDALIPSEWLSSIYKQQWLTLLKAQQYREIGPRVINETELEGYSMRCGKRIVKDGKYSWKWSGYNFGFPLHVIFTSHYIIFKQNIFSLPCEGSVCLQPLRNITFRLSLVYFDSTGKLSFSKTTGYKILTFENDEEQVVMKLESIVLSFPLYIFCNFLFISLENSGNNLLN, encoded by the coding sequence ATGGGGCCCTTGAGCAGCCGGGTCCTGCGAAGCAGGGAACCAGGCCCAGCGGATCCACAGCCAGAAGCCCAGGCGGGCCCCAGTTACGTATTTGGAAATCGAAAGCGCAAGCAGAGCAGCAGGCCCTGCTTGGGCCCAAAGTCTAAGGAGAACTGCCACAGGTCTGTAGGCCAGGGGGAGGATCTACAGCAAGTCCTCAGCGCAAGCCCCGGGAAAAAACTTAGGATCACATCCAAATACACTTACGAAACTTTATTTTTGAATGGGGAAACCAGTGACATTAAGATCTGCGCCCTGGGGAAAGTATGGTGTttacacaaaatatttttatgtcaGTCAGGCTACTTTGCTAGCATGTTCAGAGGTTCTAGGAAAGACTCTCACAAGGATATTATTGAGCTGGAGATTAATGACCAGAATATAGATGTAGAATCCCTGCATTTTGTACTAGGGTCATTGTACAGGGATGAATATGTCTTAATGGAGCCCCTTCAAGTTCCAGGAGTTTTGGCAACAGCATGCTTGCTTCAGGTAGAAGGCTTAATTCAGCAGTGTGATGAAACCATGAAggaaacaattaatgtaaaaaCTGTATGTGGCTATTATACAGCAGCAGAGGCCTATGGGTTAGATTCAGtaaagacaaattgctttgaatggcttCTTCACAACCTGATGACACACCCAAGTATTCAGCTTTACAAAGAACTCAGTATAGATCTCATGAATCTGCTTATCTCTTCTTCTAATTTATTAGTAATGCAAAAGGAAATGGATGTATACACCACACTTAAAGAGTGGATGTTCCTTCACCTCAACCCAGCTTGGAACGGCTCAATGAAACGGCTTTTAGATAATGCAAACAACTGGTTTTACAGGCACAAGAAATGTGTTGGTTACACCACCTTTCTCGAAACTGAACAAGGCATAGTCTTTCAACCAGTGTTCAAAAATTTGAGGTTTCAGCATATCATCTGTGACCTAGCCTCCACGAAAGTTATTGAACAAGATGCTCTAATACCTTCAGAATGGTTATCATCTATTTACAAACAACAATGGCTTACCTTGCTTAAGGCACAGCAATACAGGGAAATTGGGCCTCGAGTCATCAATGAAACAGAACTTGAAGGATACAGCATGAGATGTGGTAAAAGGATTGTCAAGGATGGAAAATACTCCTGGAAGTGGTCAGGTTACAACTTTGGCTTTCCCTTACATGTCATCTTCACCAGCCATTATATAATTTTCAAGCAAAATATTTTTAGTCTACCATGTGAAGGTTCTGTCTGTTTACAACCTCTAAGAAACATCACATTCAGATTAAGTTTGGTATATTTTGATTCTACTGGAAAACTAAGTTTCAGTAAAACAACTGGCTATAAAATCCTTACCTTTGAAAATGATGAGGAACAAGTGGTAATGAAATTGGAGAGCATAGTTCTGAGCTTCCCTTTATATATATTCTGTAACTTCCTGTTTATATCCTTAGAAAATTCAGGAAACAATCTCCTCAATTAG